The proteins below come from a single Argentina anserina chromosome 1, drPotAnse1.1, whole genome shotgun sequence genomic window:
- the LOC126805089 gene encoding probable uridine nucleosidase 2: MEVTEPKKIIIDTDPGIDDAMAIFVALKSPEVEVIGLTTIYGNVYTTLATRNALHLLEFAGRTDIPVAEGSHVTITQGTKLRIADFVHGADGLGNQNFPPPNGKPIEQSATSFLVEQAKLYPGKVTVVALGPLTNIALAIQLDPAFAKNIGQIVLLGGSFAVNGNVNPAAEANIFGDPDAADIVFTSGADILAVGINVTHQVVLTDADRDKLAKSGGKFAQYLCKILDVYFSYHHDAYSTKGVYLHDPTALLAAVNPSLLTYTEGVVRVQTSGITRGLTILYNKQKKFGEVTEWCEKPTVKVAVTVDAPTVLNLVMERLMDS, encoded by the exons ATGGAAGTCACTGAACCCAAGAAGATCATCATCGACACCGATCCTGGTATCG ATGATGCCATGGCCATATTTGTGGCATTGAAGTCGCCGGAGGTGGAAGTGATTGGACTCACAACTATATACGGAAATGTTTATACGACTCTCGCCACAAGAAATGCCTTGCATTTG TTGGAGTTTGCAGGGAGAACTGATATCCCCGTGGCTGAAGGATCCCATGTCACTATCACT CAAGGTACAAAACTCCGTATTGCTGATTTTGTTCATGGTGCGGATGGACTTGGAAACCAAAACTTCCCTCCACCAAATGGAAAGCCAATTGAACAGTCTGCTACATCTTTTCTGGTGGAACAAGCAAAGCTTTACCCTGGAAAAGTCACTGTGGTAGCATTAGGCCCACTTACAAATATTGCACTG GCTATACAACTAGATCCTGCATTTGCAAAGAACATTGGGCAGATTGTTCTTCTTGGTGGTTCTTTTGCAGTTAATGGGAATGTTAATCCAGCAGCGGAGGCTAAT ATATTTGGGGATCCAGATGCTGCAGATATAGTATTTACAAGTGGAGCAGATATCTTGGCCGTGGGCATAAATGTTACCCATCAAGTTGTTTTGACAG ATGCTGATCGAGACAAGTTGGCAAAGTCAGGTGGAAAATTTGCGCAGTACTTGTGCAAAATTTTAGATGTGTACTTCTCTTACCATCATGATGCGTATAGCACAAAAG GAGTTTACCTTCATGATCCAACAGCCCTTCTGGCAGCTGTTAATCCTTCACTTCTAACTTACACAGAGGGTGTTGTTAGAGTCCAGACAAGCGGCATCACAAGAGGGCTCACAATTTTGTATAACAAGCAGAAAAA GTTCGGTGAAGTCACAGAATGGTGTGAGAAACCCACGGTGAAGGTGGCGGTTACTGTGGATGCTCCCACCGTGTTAAACTTGGTCATGGAACGGCTCATGGACTCTTGA
- the LOC126792310 gene encoding uncharacterized protein LOC126792310: protein MNRSLSSKAAKKPSPAPKRKKMDQSTRNPLKDVNAISTTSNHCSEASSTSSSISIEAPRGCLRFFLSHSSSSNLKTPIRPRCPKTLSKTPKSAPTVRPSVPKENQHKLKLKSSSRNGLKLKACPVLNSKGNSFQSGSDLGQSNELKSDCGDGTLTPLPKKPTRLGLDCKLVKSDSKTPPIEASVSPEIQFGSSAVSSASLACYAAGHVLSGIADKRKCRPRGVLNVGENDSGFGKGKALCSFERVEEDDGQGMVGDPDASMVPLPTEASMHWLLSPCNEEDEDHKEHSETSTQNPGVSPIHVHEFSSDVCCNDKLKSSTRRSSRINTCISPGGVPQFQELLEPLHEHVPVFSSPHCTPSGEAPPLKDEEQYIYDFDAENSPFSVASLSSGNVIVTPQSDSSAGRHAGLSWSDTDNHTKHYDSQLNSVAEAIRMASLSPDRHGLIEHQIDSSFQFDCLTTTCNSISRKQKTLDDQASWHSNSTLSQSQLRISWREGLMSRVYDMDECDSCRCLSDEEEDIDSCSNDLPKESFQSHEIANNVGGDHILPDTSWSVGILDDKPGVAEIVKEDLPPQSCAESISTDGGGLLASRDSDWNLCYKNELFHV, encoded by the coding sequence ATGAACCGATCCTTGTCGTCAAAGGCGGCGAAGAAGCCCTCTCCGGCGCcgaagaggaagaaaatggATCAGAGCACTCGTAACCCGTTGAAGGATGTCAATGCCATAAGCACCACTAGCAACCACTGCAGCGAGGCTTCATCAACTTCATCTTCAATCTCCATCGAAGCCCCACGAGGCTGCCTCAGgttctttctctctcattcCTCTTCTTCTAATTTGAAAACTCCTATACGCCCAAGGTGCCCTAAAACTCTCTCCAAAACCCCTAAATCAGCTCCTACAGTGAGGCCTTCAGTGCCCAAGGAGAACCAACACAAGTTAAAACTCAAGTCTAGTTCTAGGAATGGCCTAAAGTTGAAAGCTTGTCCAGTTTTAAACTCAAAAGGAAACTCCTTTCAATCTGGTTCTGATCTGGGTCAGTCCAATGAGCTCAAATCAGATTGTGGTGATGGAACCCTTACTCCCTTACCTAAGAAACCTACTAGGTTGGGTTTGGATTGCAAACTCGTTAAGAGTGATAGTAAAACTCCTCCTATTGAGGCCTCTGTGTCTCCAGAGATACAGTTTGGATCGTCCGCCGTGTCATCAGCCTCGCTGGCTTGTTATGCTGCCGGCCATGTTCTTTCGGGGATCGCCGACAAGAGGAAGTGCAGGCCCAGGGGAGTTCTCAATGTTGGAGAGAATGATTCAGGCTTTGGGAAAGGGAAGGCTTTATGCAGCTTTGAGCGAGTGGAGGAGGATGATGGTCAAGGAATGGTTGGAGATCCTGATGCTTCTATGGTTCCCTTACCCACTGAAGCCTCAATGCATTGGCTTTTATCACCATGTAATGAGGAAGATGAGGATCACAAGGAGCATTCGGAAACTAGTACTCAGAATCCCGGCGTGTCCCCCATTCATGTTCACGAATTCTCTTCAGATGTATGCTGCAATGACAAGTTGAAAAGTAGTACTCGCCGTAGCAGCAGGATTAATACTTGCATTTCTCCTGGTGGAGTTCCTCAATTTCAAGAATTGTTGGAGCCCTTACATGAGCATGTGCCTGTTTTCTCTTCACCCCATTGTACACCCAGTGGTGAGGCTCCACCCTTGAAAGATGAAGAACAATacatatatgattttgatgCTGAGAATTCTCCGTTTTCTGTGGCTTCACTGAGTAGCGGCAATGTCATTGTTACGCCGCAATCAGACTCAAGTGCAGGTAGACATGCTGGCCTGTCATGGTCTGATACAGACAACCATACGAAACATTATGATTCTCAACTCAATTCAGTGGCTGAAGCAATTCGGATGGCAAGCTTGTCCCCAGACCGTCATGGGCTGATTGAGCATCAGATTGATTCAAGTTTCCAATTTGATTGTTTAACTACAACTTGCAATTCAATTAGTCGAAAACAGAAGACGTTGGATGATCAAGCTTCCTGGCATTCCAACTCCACATTATCGCAATCCCAGCTGAGGATATCATGGAGAGAAGGCTTAATGAGCCGTGTGTATGACATGGATGAATGTGATAGCTGCAGATGTTTATCAGACGAAGAGGAAGATATTGATAGCTGCAGCAATGATCTTCCCAAAGAATCCTTTCAAAGTCATGAAATCGCTAACAATGTTGGGGGGGATCATATTTTACCTGATACTTCATGGTCTGTTGGTATACTGGATGATAAACCAGGAGTTGCTGAAATAGTTAAAGAAGATCTTCCTCCTCAATCATGCGCGGAATCCATAAGCACTGATGGAGGCGGCCTTCTTGCTTCAAGGGATTCAGATTGGAATCTCTGTTACAAGAATGAGCTGTTCCATGTTTAA